In Chlamydiota bacterium, one genomic interval encodes:
- a CDS encoding RluA family pseudouridine synthase codes for MDTATRFETDAGGGGARLDRFLAERMEGVSRAAVQRLIADRRVLVNGKAVKAHQRLRPGDRVEVCVPPPRPTGIQAEPVPLSVLYEDDDLLVVDKPAGMIVHPAGRIVSGTLVNALLARCPDLSGIGGALKPGIVHRLDKGTSGCIVVAKGDEAHRLIAAQFARREVYKEYLAVVRGAPPAKRGIVEGLIARHPVERKRMAVRKDRGRLSVTRYEVRERFDGFSLVSLLPGTGRTHQIRVHMAHLGCPLLGDTLYGGRGAKRREGPEAERPMLHARRLGFRHPRTGAEVRVEAPVPEDLLRVLAALRAKTESTTRE; via the coding sequence ATGGACACCGCGACGCGGTTCGAGACAGACGCCGGGGGCGGCGGGGCGCGCCTCGACAGGTTCCTGGCGGAACGGATGGAGGGGGTGTCCCGCGCCGCGGTGCAGCGGCTGATCGCGGACCGGCGCGTCCTCGTGAACGGGAAGGCCGTCAAGGCGCACCAGCGCCTTCGACCGGGCGATCGGGTCGAGGTCTGCGTGCCGCCGCCCCGGCCGACGGGCATCCAAGCGGAGCCGGTCCCGCTCTCCGTCCTGTACGAGGACGACGATCTCCTCGTGGTGGACAAGCCGGCGGGGATGATCGTCCACCCGGCGGGGCGCATCGTCTCGGGGACGCTCGTCAACGCGCTCCTCGCCCGGTGCCCGGACCTGTCCGGGATCGGCGGCGCCCTGAAGCCGGGGATCGTGCACCGGCTTGACAAGGGCACGAGCGGCTGCATCGTCGTCGCCAAGGGCGACGAGGCGCACCGGCTGATCGCCGCCCAGTTCGCGCGCCGCGAGGTGTACAAGGAGTATCTCGCCGTCGTGCGCGGGGCCCCCCCTGCGAAACGGGGGATCGTCGAGGGATTGATCGCGCGGCACCCGGTGGAGCGGAAACGGATGGCGGTACGGAAGGACCGCGGCCGCCTCTCGGTCACCCGCTACGAGGTGCGGGAGCGGTTCGACGGATTCTCGCTCGTCTCGCTGCTGCCGGGCACGGGGAGGACGCACCAGATCCGGGTTCACATGGCGCACCTCGGCTGCCCGCTGCTCGGCGACACGCTCTACGGCGGACGGGGGGCGAAGCGGAGGGAGGGGCCGGAGGCGGAGCGGCCGATGCTCCACGCGCGGCGCCTCGGCTTCAGGCACCCGCGCACCGGGGCGGAGGTGCGGGTCGAGGCGCCCGTCCCCGAGGATTTGTTGCGGGTCCTCGCGGCGCTGCGGGCGAAAACCGAATCCACCACGAGAGAGTAG